Proteins encoded together in one Nostoc sp. PCC 7524 window:
- a CDS encoding DUF6887 family protein: MTTTKYQAMSLNELRRYVLTHREDITAFHVYIDRSKSEGRMISLDINDDNWEDKVKKAIKDSSTAIRWYCDKTVENSVEFQAISQWWSQLNNKSVTIYHITGMEIDKETGIWEAIQLTPPVQLKIVEPRLEIGQFTTLVQYKDQDGFPNQIEAVAIDLDIEKQNLFIWPNTSAEVFIFSHETTL, from the coding sequence ATGACAACAACTAAGTACCAAGCAATGAGCTTGAATGAATTACGCCGCTATGTTCTTACCCATCGAGAAGATATTACAGCTTTTCATGTGTATATTGATCGTTCAAAGTCTGAAGGAAGAATGATCAGTTTAGATATAAATGATGATAATTGGGAAGACAAAGTTAAAAAGGCAATCAAAGATAGTTCAACTGCTATTCGTTGGTACTGTGACAAAACAGTAGAAAACAGCGTTGAATTTCAAGCAATTAGTCAATGGTGGAGTCAGTTAAATAACAAAAGCGTTACGATATATCACATTACTGGAATGGAAATTGATAAAGAAACTGGTATTTGGGAAGCAATTCAACTTACCCCACCAGTGCAATTAAAAATTGTTGAACCACGTTTAGAAATTGGACAATTCACTACATTAGTTCAATACAAAGACCAAGATGGATTTCCCAATCAAATAGAGGCAGTTGCTATTGATTTAGATATCGAAAAGCAAAATTTATTTATTTGGCCGAATACATCAGCAGAAGTCTTTATTTTTTCTCATGAGACAACCTTATGA
- a CDS encoding Crp/Fnr family transcriptional regulator, which produces MLSPVVTIGIFQKQPVHQKFSAGEVIFEQGQPGEYMYGILEGKLDISVNGKIVETIEAGEVFGVGVLVGVNNRTYTAIAQTDCTLTYLDDKRFLFAVQETPMFALMVIKNYSERLTRLQHLL; this is translated from the coding sequence ATGTTAAGTCCTGTGGTTACAATTGGCATCTTTCAAAAACAACCTGTCCATCAAAAGTTTTCAGCAGGTGAAGTCATCTTCGAGCAAGGACAGCCTGGTGAATATATGTACGGTATTTTAGAAGGAAAATTAGATATATCTGTCAATGGTAAAATTGTGGAAACCATTGAGGCAGGTGAAGTATTTGGTGTTGGTGTATTGGTAGGGGTAAACAACAGAACCTATACTGCGATCGCTCAAACTGATTGTACACTCACTTACTTAGATGATAAAAGGTTTCTCTTTGCTGTCCAAGAAACACCTATGTTTGCCCTCATGGTGATCAAAAATTATTCAGAACGCTTAACTCGGTTGCAGCATTTGCTCTAA
- a CDS encoding BsuBI/PstI family type II restriction endonuclease, with amino-acid sequence MTMFLTDSTEINRIYFSSILDLKQRSELGQFFTPAPVARFMAKQFSSLSGHLSLLDPGAGVGALTAAFVERILASPNKVESCLITAYEVESAFLSSLDQCLTECCLALENRGIKANYSLHKESFIKSFADINLPLITNSSISFTHAIINPPYKKINSQSVERKILSSLGIETVNLYSAFVWLTLLHLAEYGEIVAITPRSFCNGAYFRHFRQALLAKMGLQKIHIFESRSAAFREDNVLQENIVFHAVKTRNQPDYVEITRSYESELDEFSELRYVPYRDVIEANDTESLIYIVTNSLEDALRVQMNKFSSTLDEIGLEVSTGPVVDFRLKSALRTCLDQQSVPLLYPEAIKVGKVTFPPHNPRKAIAIEQNPETRKWLVPSGCYVLTKRFSAKEEKRRVVAAVCSPLDAPAIGIENHLNYYHAQGQGMNPDLARGLAAFLNSTLFDSYFRQFSGHTQVNATDLRRIKYPSKDDLIRLGSQISDSYFDQEQLDQVVHETLSIMSEAINAIQASKRIEEALAILKDISAPKAQQNERSALCLLALADIQPETPWHQGTAPRRRITEMMDWFRDYYGKQYAPNTRETVRRQTMHQFVQMGIVIENPDRPDRPINSPKWCYQLHQPALSLLQSYGSEHWEEARRNYAVTITNLLQDRNRNIPIIPVSLPDGQAIQLSSGGQNILIKAILENFCPRFTPGGFVLYVGDAGDKFIINETQKFRELGIELDPHGKMPDVVVYYEQQDWLVLVEAVTSHGPVNLKRRNELRQLFHSSRKGLVFVTAFPSRKEMTRYLAEISWETEVWVADQPDHMIHFNGERFLGPYED; translated from the coding sequence ATGACTATGTTCCTGACAGATTCTACTGAGATTAACAGAATTTATTTCTCGTCAATACTGGATTTAAAGCAGCGTAGTGAATTGGGACAATTTTTCACTCCTGCCCCAGTTGCTCGTTTTATGGCAAAACAATTCAGTAGTCTATCTGGTCATCTCAGTCTTCTAGATCCCGGAGCCGGAGTTGGTGCATTAACGGCTGCATTTGTAGAGCGAATATTGGCAAGTCCCAACAAGGTTGAAAGCTGCTTGATAACAGCGTATGAAGTTGAATCAGCTTTTCTGTCTTCTTTGGATCAATGTCTTACGGAATGCTGTTTAGCTCTAGAAAACAGAGGAATTAAAGCAAATTACAGCTTACATAAAGAAAGCTTTATCAAGTCTTTTGCTGATATTAATTTGCCGCTTATTACTAACTCATCCATTAGTTTTACTCACGCAATTATCAATCCGCCTTATAAGAAAATTAACAGTCAATCAGTCGAACGAAAAATACTTTCCAGCCTGGGAATTGAAACTGTAAATCTCTATAGCGCGTTTGTTTGGCTGACTTTATTACATCTGGCTGAATACGGAGAGATAGTTGCAATTACGCCCAGGAGTTTTTGTAATGGTGCTTATTTTCGTCATTTTCGTCAGGCTTTGTTAGCAAAAATGGGGCTGCAAAAAATTCATATTTTTGAAAGTCGTTCAGCAGCTTTTAGAGAAGATAATGTCTTACAAGAAAATATTGTTTTTCATGCAGTTAAAACTAGAAATCAGCCTGATTATGTAGAAATTACACGTAGCTATGAAAGCGAGTTAGATGAATTTTCAGAATTAAGATATGTTCCTTATAGAGATGTAATAGAAGCCAATGATACTGAGAGTTTGATTTATATTGTGACCAACTCTCTTGAAGATGCTTTGAGAGTGCAAATGAATAAATTCTCATCTACTTTGGATGAAATTGGTTTAGAAGTTTCAACGGGGCCAGTTGTCGATTTTCGTCTCAAATCAGCTTTGAGAACTTGCTTAGATCAGCAAAGTGTTCCCCTGCTTTACCCAGAAGCTATCAAGGTAGGGAAAGTTACATTTCCACCCCACAATCCTCGTAAGGCGATCGCCATTGAACAAAACCCAGAAACAAGAAAATGGTTAGTTCCATCGGGTTGTTACGTTTTGACAAAGCGTTTTTCTGCTAAAGAGGAAAAACGCCGTGTTGTTGCTGCTGTTTGTTCTCCTTTAGATGCACCAGCAATAGGTATAGAAAATCACCTCAATTACTACCATGCTCAAGGTCAGGGAATGAACCCTGATCTAGCACGAGGTTTAGCTGCATTCCTCAATTCAACTTTATTTGATAGTTACTTCCGGCAGTTTAGTGGACACACACAGGTTAATGCAACGGATTTACGTAGAATCAAATACCCTAGCAAAGATGATTTAATTCGACTAGGAAGCCAGATTAGTGATTCTTACTTTGATCAGGAACAACTGGATCAGGTTGTACATGAAACTTTGTCAATTATGAGTGAAGCCATAAATGCGATTCAGGCTAGTAAACGGATTGAGGAAGCTTTGGCAATTCTTAAAGATATTTCTGCCCCCAAAGCGCAACAGAACGAGCGATCGGCACTATGCTTACTCGCTTTGGCAGACATTCAACCGGAAACACCTTGGCATCAAGGCACAGCACCAAGACGCAGAATCACAGAAATGATGGATTGGTTTCGTGATTACTACGGTAAACAATACGCACCGAATACACGCGAAACGGTTCGACGGCAGACGATGCACCAGTTTGTACAGATGGGCATAGTTATTGAGAATCCAGACCGACCAGATCGACCAATTAACAGCCCAAAATGGTGTTATCAACTTCATCAGCCAGCATTGTCACTTCTTCAATCTTATGGCTCGGAGCATTGGGAAGAGGCTCGTCGCAATTATGCTGTGACAATCACAAATTTATTGCAGGATAGGAATCGCAACATACCAATAATTCCCGTAAGTTTGCCTGACGGTCAAGCTATTCAATTATCATCAGGTGGACAAAATATTCTGATCAAAGCAATTTTGGAAAATTTTTGTCCCAGATTTACGCCTGGAGGTTTTGTTCTCTATGTAGGCGATGCGGGAGATAAGTTCATCATTAATGAAACTCAAAAATTCCGAGAACTGGGGATTGAATTAGATCCTCACGGTAAAATGCCAGACGTTGTAGTTTATTATGAGCAACAAGACTGGCTGGTATTGGTAGAAGCTGTGACTAGTCATGGGCCTGTCAACTTGAAACGTCGCAACGAATTAAGGCAGCTATTTCATTCCAGTCGCAAGGGATTAGTTTTTGTTACTGCTTTCCCCAGTCGTAAGGAAATGACTCGATATCTGGCTGAGATTTCTTGGGAAACAGAAGTTTGGGTAGCAGATCAACCGGATCACATGATTCATTTCAACGGGGAAAGATTCCTTGGCCCTTATGAAGACTAA
- a CDS encoding HAD family hydrolase — translation MNRGLSVLPDIRAAIFDMDGLLFDTESIARWAWKQALASHGYMMSDDFYKEFVGRDLFWREKILKQRYGNNFPFDAITTQRIEIGDRRELQEGLPLKTGVLDLLYQLNHLGIVVALATGTSRSRTIRRLTNAGILHYFTTIVTSEDVAEGKPAPDIYLEASRRINVAPVQCVVFEDSCVGIEAAFSAGMYPIMVPDIEQPSPEIRCLAFQVLDSLEQASDLLKQRLGVRS, via the coding sequence GTGAATAGAGGATTGAGTGTGCTACCAGATATCCGAGCCGCAATTTTTGATATGGATGGCTTGCTGTTTGATACAGAAAGCATTGCTCGCTGGGCTTGGAAACAAGCCTTAGCCAGTCATGGCTATATGATGAGCGACGATTTTTATAAGGAGTTTGTCGGGCGTGATTTATTTTGGCGGGAAAAAATACTCAAACAAAGATATGGTAATAACTTTCCTTTCGATGCGATAACAACACAACGGATTGAAATAGGCGATCGCCGAGAATTGCAAGAAGGTTTACCATTAAAAACTGGTGTCTTAGATTTACTCTATCAGCTCAATCATTTGGGCATAGTCGTTGCCTTAGCCACAGGTACATCCCGCAGTCGTACCATTCGCCGCTTAACTAACGCCGGCATTCTGCACTACTTTACTACTATTGTCACAAGTGAAGATGTGGCTGAGGGTAAACCTGCACCAGATATATATTTAGAAGCCAGTCGCAGAATTAATGTTGCACCTGTGCAGTGTGTGGTTTTTGAAGACTCATGTGTTGGTATAGAAGCAGCATTTAGCGCCGGGATGTACCCTATTATGGTTCCCGACATAGAACAACCATCTCCAGAAATCAGGTGTTTGGCTTTCCAAGTGTTGGACTCTTTAGAGCAAGCCAGTGATTTATTAAAACAGAGGTTAGGGGTTAGAAGTTAA
- a CDS encoding DUF1308 domain-containing protein, which translates to MINLDTGTAVAFIAEDSSVRYLLRQYINDQEMVMNQTAFDEFTNIVKTIGGLSEQTRARRFLQRVTMIPDNPSPRALNLQPTRKLGISDIIILGTGDQLGIVTTTADAKAVRAASAQGVDFLVYIHPPFPLTGN; encoded by the coding sequence ATGATTAATCTAGATACTGGAACGGCTGTAGCTTTTATCGCTGAAGATTCTTCTGTCCGTTATTTATTGCGACAATATATAAATGATCAGGAAATGGTAATGAATCAAACTGCTTTTGATGAGTTCACTAATATAGTGAAAACTATTGGTGGGCTATCAGAACAGACCAGAGCTAGGAGATTTTTACAAAGAGTAACTATGATTCCTGATAACCCATCACCTAGAGCGTTAAACTTACAACCAACAAGAAAGTTAGGAATTAGCGATATTATTATTTTAGGGACAGGTGATCAATTAGGTATTGTGACCACAACAGCAGATGCAAAAGCTGTGAGAGCCGCTTCTGCTCAAGGTGTAGATTTTCTTGTATACATTCATCCACCTTTTCCGTTAACTGGTAATTAA
- a CDS encoding DUF3349 domain-containing protein, with translation MIHLQSTYKLIQCAFPNGIEPQAYLPLLSLLSEGMSDRNLAEVVAYCSGKDYSVVLNDVYWLQSIDVLKRDAMANVKERLLVCGYEQWLEKE, from the coding sequence ATGATACATCTACAAAGTACATATAAATTAATTCAGTGTGCTTTCCCCAATGGCATAGAACCACAAGCTTATTTACCGCTTTTATCATTACTCAGTGAGGGAATGTCAGATAGAAACTTAGCTGAAGTTGTAGCTTACTGTAGTGGTAAAGATTACAGTGTGGTACTTAATGATGTATATTGGTTGCAATCAATAGATGTTCTCAAGCGTGATGCTATGGCTAATGTAAAGGAAAGATTGCTGGTGTGTGGTTACGAGCAATGGCTTGAGAAGGAATAA
- a CDS encoding DUF3349 domain-containing protein, translating to MQITIPPHLQSTYKLIKCAFPDGIEAENYEPLLAVLSEEMSDRNLAEVIAYYVGKDYSLVLNDVYRVQSITIPKTEAINNLKKVLLSCGYQDWIDELSS from the coding sequence ATGCAAATAACTATTCCACCTCATCTACAAAGTACCTATAAATTAATCAAATGCGCGTTTCCTGATGGTATCGAAGCAGAAAATTATGAACCACTTTTAGCCGTACTCAGTGAGGAGATGTCAGATAGAAATTTAGCAGAAGTTATCGCCTATTACGTTGGTAAAGATTACAGTTTGGTACTCAATGACGTATATCGAGTACAGTCAATTACTATTCCCAAAACTGAAGCTATTAATAATTTAAAAAAAGTTTTACTTAGTTGTGGTTATCAGGATTGGATTGACGAATTATCCTCATGA
- a CDS encoding DUF6888 family protein has product MKPTNEQTQGLYRLCYRLTNVIYPGWQCKSIELVRVDERTGNLYVLAAGEDMDFEIKPTGGFEP; this is encoded by the coding sequence ATGAAGCCTACAAACGAACAAACCCAGGGACTCTACAGACTGTGTTATCGACTAACAAATGTCATTTATCCTGGATGGCAATGCAAAAGCATCGAACTTGTTAGAGTAGATGAACGTACTGGCAATTTATATGTACTTGCGGCTGGAGAAGATATGGACTTCGAGATTAAACCAACCGGAGGCTTTGAACCATGA
- a CDS encoding ATP-dependent Clp protease ATP-binding subunit, with translation MFERFTEKAIKVIMLAQEEARRLGHNFVGTEQILLGLIGEGTGVAAKVLKSMGVNLKDARIEVEKIIGRGSGFVAVEIPFTPRAKRVLELSLEEARQLGHNYIGTEHLLLGLIREGEGVAARVLENLGVDLSKVRTQVIRMLGETAEVSATGSSGRTKTPTLDEFGSNLTQMATDNKLDPVVGRAKEIERVIQILGRRTKNNPVLIGEPGVGKTAIAEGLASRIANKDVPDILEDKRVVTLDIGLLVAGTKYRGEFEERLKKIMDEIRQAGNVILVIDEVHTLIGAGAAEGAIDAANILKPALARGELQCIGATTLDEYRKHIERDAALERRFQPVMVGEPSVDETIEILYGLRDRYEQHHKLKISDEALVAAAKLSDRYISDRYLPDKAIDLIDEAGSRVRLINSQLPPAAKELDKELRQILKEKDDAVRSQDFDRAGELRDREMEIKAEIRAIAQSKANGASGDGVEPVVTEEDIAHIVASWTGVPVNKLTESESEKLLHMEDTLHQRLIGQEDAVKAVSRAIRRARVGLKNPNRPIASFIFSGPTGVGKTELAKSLASYFFGSEEAMIRLDMSEYMERHTVSKLIGSPPGYVGYNEGGQLTEAVRRRPYTVVLFDEIEKAHPDVFNMLLQILEDGRLTDAKGRTVDFKNTLLILTSNIGSKVIEKGGGGIGFEFGEDQSESQYNRIKNLVNEELKQYFRPEFLNRLDEIIVFRQLSKLEVTEIADIMLKEVFGRLTEKGITLEVSDRFKDRLIQEGYSPSYGARPLRRAIMRLLEDSLAEEILSGRIKDGDVALVDVDENGNVQVSSQQRRELLPQGVES, from the coding sequence ATGTTTGAACGCTTCACAGAAAAAGCCATTAAGGTAATCATGCTGGCCCAAGAAGAGGCCCGCCGTTTAGGTCACAACTTCGTTGGAACCGAGCAGATCCTCCTGGGTCTGATTGGGGAAGGCACGGGAGTTGCGGCCAAGGTGCTGAAATCGATGGGTGTCAATCTCAAAGATGCCCGCATTGAGGTAGAAAAAATCATAGGCCGGGGTTCGGGCTTTGTGGCCGTGGAAATTCCGTTTACGCCACGGGCAAAGCGGGTTCTGGAACTATCCCTAGAAGAAGCGCGCCAATTAGGGCATAACTACATTGGCACCGAGCATCTGCTGTTGGGCCTGATCCGGGAAGGGGAAGGTGTGGCAGCCAGGGTGCTAGAAAACCTGGGGGTGGATCTATCTAAGGTCAGAACTCAAGTCATTCGGATGTTGGGAGAAACCGCCGAGGTTTCAGCGACCGGTTCATCTGGGCGCACCAAAACACCAACTTTGGATGAATTTGGCTCGAACCTGACCCAAATGGCCACGGATAACAAGCTCGATCCTGTGGTGGGACGTGCCAAGGAAATTGAGCGGGTAATCCAAATATTGGGTCGCCGGACAAAAAATAATCCAGTATTAATTGGTGAACCTGGGGTTGGTAAAACCGCGATCGCCGAAGGTCTAGCATCACGCATCGCTAATAAAGATGTCCCCGACATCCTAGAAGATAAGCGTGTTGTCACCTTAGATATCGGCTTGCTGGTTGCGGGTACTAAATACCGGGGTGAATTTGAAGAACGCTTGAAGAAAATCATGGATGAGATTCGACAAGCGGGTAATGTAATTCTGGTAATAGACGAAGTACACACCCTCATTGGTGCAGGTGCAGCCGAAGGGGCGATTGATGCGGCGAATATCCTCAAGCCAGCTTTGGCCAGAGGCGAATTGCAGTGCATCGGCGCAACAACCTTGGATGAGTACCGCAAGCACATTGAACGGGACGCAGCACTAGAACGCCGCTTCCAACCAGTGATGGTAGGTGAGCCTTCCGTCGATGAAACAATAGAAATTTTATATGGTTTGCGCGATCGCTACGAGCAACACCACAAACTGAAAATCTCCGATGAAGCTTTAGTGGCGGCGGCAAAATTATCTGATCGTTATATTAGCGATCGCTATCTGCCAGACAAAGCCATCGACTTGATTGATGAGGCTGGTTCTCGTGTGCGGTTAATTAACTCTCAACTACCCCCCGCAGCCAAAGAGTTAGATAAAGAACTGCGCCAAATCTTAAAAGAAAAAGATGATGCTGTCCGTTCCCAAGACTTTGACAGAGCTGGGGAACTGCGCGATCGGGAAATGGAAATCAAAGCCGAAATCCGTGCGATCGCTCAAAGCAAAGCTAACGGTGCAAGCGGTGACGGTGTAGAACCTGTAGTTACAGAAGAAGACATCGCCCACATCGTCGCTTCCTGGACAGGCGTACCGGTGAACAAACTCACCGAATCCGAATCTGAGAAACTGCTGCACATGGAAGACACCTTGCATCAGCGACTCATCGGTCAAGAAGATGCAGTCAAAGCAGTTTCCCGCGCCATTCGCCGGGCGCGTGTCGGTTTGAAGAATCCCAATCGACCCATTGCTAGCTTTATCTTCTCCGGGCCGACTGGTGTAGGTAAAACCGAATTGGCGAAATCCTTGGCTTCTTACTTCTTCGGTTCAGAAGAAGCAATGATCCGCTTGGATATGTCCGAGTACATGGAACGCCACACCGTCAGCAAATTGATCGGTTCGCCTCCAGGTTACGTTGGTTATAACGAAGGTGGACAATTAACCGAAGCTGTACGCCGTCGTCCTTACACTGTCGTGCTGTTCGACGAAATCGAAAAAGCGCACCCCGATGTCTTCAATATGCTGCTGCAAATTTTAGAAGACGGTCGGTTAACAGATGCGAAAGGACGCACCGTTGACTTCAAGAACACCTTGCTGATTTTGACCTCCAACATCGGTTCTAAGGTAATTGAAAAAGGTGGCGGTGGTATCGGTTTCGAGTTTGGCGAAGACCAAAGCGAATCTCAATACAACCGGATTAAGAACTTGGTCAACGAAGAACTCAAACAATACTTCCGTCCTGAGTTCCTCAACCGTCTAGATGAAATTATCGTCTTCCGTCAGTTGAGCAAGCTTGAAGTTACCGAAATTGCGGACATCATGCTCAAGGAAGTATTTGGTCGCTTGACAGAAAAAGGTATAACCTTAGAAGTTAGCGATCGCTTCAAAGACCGCCTCATCCAAGAAGGTTACTCTCCCAGCTACGGTGCAAGACCATTACGCCGTGCAATCATGCGCTTGTTAGAAGATAGCTTGGCGGAAGAAATTCTGTCTGGTCGCATCAAAGATGGCGATGTCGCCTTAGTTGATGTTGATGAGAATGGGAATGTCCAAGTTAGCTCTCAACAGCGTCGGGAGTTGTTACCCCAAGGCGTTGAGTCTTAG
- a CDS encoding TspO/MBR family protein has product MNQSNNSGILEQFVNTVMGVKTGNQQQSPNTSIATTQELDVRAVLVYKLGTILQIGVMILVLLGMEKLVILIDSNSSLPSWFSTLATGLFFALLSIRSRIFSLLDNTRSRQTYDQVIRPRWSPPPLVFPIVWMIIAVLRVISSVLIWQEMNHQLLVLPFILFVIHLAVGDTWNTIFTVERRLGAAVPVVILGPWLSAIVVTAVYWQTNPLAGMILSFSCVWLTVAAVLVLRIWQLNGSEPLYPLKLTPVEK; this is encoded by the coding sequence ATGAATCAGTCCAACAATAGTGGAATACTAGAACAGTTTGTTAACACAGTCATGGGTGTAAAAACTGGTAATCAACAACAGTCTCCCAATACATCAATAGCTACTACACAAGAACTAGATGTTAGAGCAGTTTTAGTTTATAAACTAGGAACTATTCTCCAAATAGGAGTGATGATTCTTGTATTACTGGGAATGGAAAAATTGGTTATTTTGATTGATAGCAATTCTTCACTTCCCAGTTGGTTTAGTACCTTAGCAACTGGATTATTTTTTGCTCTATTAAGTATCCGTTCAAGAATTTTTTCTCTGTTAGATAATACCCGTTCTCGTCAGACTTATGACCAGGTAATCAGACCAAGATGGTCTCCTCCACCTTTAGTATTTCCCATAGTTTGGATGATCATTGCCGTTTTGCGGGTAATTTCTTCTGTATTAATTTGGCAGGAAATGAATCACCAATTGTTAGTTCTGCCTTTCATTTTGTTTGTCATACATTTAGCTGTAGGTGATACTTGGAATACGATTTTTACCGTAGAACGCAGATTAGGTGCTGCTGTGCCTGTCGTGATTTTAGGCCCTTGGTTATCAGCTATAGTAGTGACGGCAGTTTATTGGCAAACTAATCCTCTAGCGGGAATGATTTTATCATTTTCTTGTGTCTGGCTAACTGTAGCTGCTGTCTTAGTATTGAGAATTTGGCAATTAAATGGATCTGAGCCGTTGTATCCTTTAAAGCTAACACCTGTGGAGAAATAA
- a CDS encoding restriction endonuclease, whose product MSSLDESLRRFEAVEANLIKLEKLWNKLTKNLPSGIVFSSNPIYEDACRSYKHILKSLPSIDGWKPNSLPCDLHQIAQDRLNALEIGVDAPMARISVELEIEKPGKELREYRFRFNQKRRQLIYNQLLKLCNEIEQLLNNLQKNHPIDYEDEIDFDNEEDVDRWQKITKEKIDDPDWQTFCNIIKQIDVLLGSGMSRPKRWYDMQRHISYAQINDLKDIILFDWPSVKLGITQYLYTSEEPIPVNIEDLGELVASKPSGHVITKLNWNNLSAENFERLIFNLVSSEENYENVEWLMHPNAPDRGRDLSCYRVNQDRLGGVSRKRMIIQCKHWLSKGVNLSDISTVKDQIKLWEPPRVDILVIATTGRFTADAVSWVERHNQSDSCITIELWAETNLESILASNPALVAEFGLR is encoded by the coding sequence ATGAGTTCATTAGATGAATCACTGCGTAGATTTGAAGCAGTAGAAGCAAATTTAATTAAGCTTGAAAAGCTCTGGAATAAGTTAACAAAAAATTTACCTAGTGGCATTGTATTTAGTTCAAATCCTATTTATGAAGATGCTTGTCGTTCATATAAACATATACTTAAAAGCCTACCATCAATTGATGGTTGGAAACCAAATTCACTACCTTGTGACCTTCACCAGATAGCGCAAGATCGTCTGAATGCACTAGAAATTGGAGTTGATGCTCCAATGGCTCGTATATCAGTAGAACTTGAAATTGAAAAGCCTGGTAAAGAACTACGAGAATACAGATTTCGCTTTAATCAAAAGCGAAGACAACTTATTTACAATCAACTTTTGAAATTGTGCAATGAAATAGAACAATTACTAAATAATCTTCAAAAAAATCATCCTATTGATTATGAGGATGAAATTGATTTTGACAATGAAGAAGATGTTGATAGATGGCAAAAAATAACAAAGGAAAAAATTGATGACCCAGATTGGCAGACATTTTGCAATATTATAAAACAAATAGATGTATTGCTAGGTAGCGGTATGTCTCGTCCTAAACGTTGGTATGATATGCAACGTCATATTTCTTACGCACAAATTAATGATTTAAAAGATATTATTCTTTTTGATTGGCCATCCGTAAAATTAGGAATTACACAATATTTATATACCTCAGAAGAGCCGATTCCAGTAAATATTGAAGACTTAGGTGAACTTGTGGCATCAAAACCTTCTGGTCATGTAATAACTAAATTAAATTGGAATAATCTTTCTGCTGAAAACTTTGAACGTTTGATATTTAATTTAGTTTCTTCTGAAGAAAATTATGAGAATGTTGAATGGCTCATGCACCCAAATGCCCCAGATCGTGGTCGAGATTTGTCTTGTTATAGAGTCAATCAAGATAGATTGGGTGGTGTCAGTCGTAAAAGAATGATTATTCAGTGCAAACATTGGCTTAGTAAAGGTGTTAATCTTTCAGACATTAGTACAGTAAAAGATCAGATAAAACTTTGGGAACCACCAAGAGTAGATATTTTGGTCATTGCTACAACAGGACGCTTCACTGCTGACGCTGTTAGTTGGGTTGAAAGACATAACCAATCTGATTCTTGTATAACAATCGAGCTATGGGCAGAAACTAATCTTGAAAGTATCCTCGCTTCCAATCCCGCTCTTGTAGCAGAGTTCGGTTTGCGTTAA
- a CDS encoding uroporphyrinogen-III synthase gives MHSESRKTDLLTASCQLPLYGKRILVTAPRNYASRLSAQIISQGGLPILMPTIETCYLSNYTDLDQTLKSVDQFDWITFTSRNGIIAFFERMYDLNISISKLQNSQLCALGKDADILLSYCGKVDVIPKESSPVGIVTELSQIPGISGKKVLVPAPEVIGIPEPNVVPNLVADLQKLGMQVTRISTYITQCLDKNIYQLELNLIRQGMIDVIAFSSTAEITSLLTMVESNNDLENCLIACFGPYTAANAQQMGIKVDIVSTDFSSFEGFVQAIACVSNKLILQ, from the coding sequence ATGCACTCTGAATCCAGAAAAACTGACTTGCTAACTGCATCATGCCAACTACCTTTATATGGCAAAAGAATCCTAGTGACAGCTCCTAGAAATTATGCTTCTCGGTTATCTGCACAAATTATTTCTCAAGGTGGATTGCCAATTCTCATGCCTACTATAGAGACTTGTTATTTATCCAACTATACAGATTTAGATCAGACTCTGAAATCCGTAGATCAATTTGACTGGATTACTTTTACCAGTAGAAATGGCATTATTGCTTTTTTTGAACGGATGTATGATTTAAATATTTCTATATCAAAATTGCAAAATAGCCAATTATGTGCATTGGGTAAAGATGCAGATATTTTATTATCTTACTGTGGCAAAGTTGATGTGATTCCCAAAGAATCTAGCCCGGTGGGAATTGTGACTGAACTATCTCAAATACCTGGAATTAGTGGCAAAAAAGTTTTAGTACCTGCTCCCGAAGTTATAGGTATACCTGAACCAAATGTAGTTCCTAACTTAGTAGCAGATTTGCAAAAATTGGGAATGCAAGTCACTCGGATATCTACATATATAACTCAATGTTTAGATAAAAATATCTACCAATTAGAATTAAATTTAATTCGTCAAGGCATGATTGATGTCATCGCCTTTAGTAGTACAGCAGAAATCACCAGTTTATTAACAATGGTTGAATCCAATAATGATTTAGAGAATTGTCTTATAGCTTGTTTTGGCCCTTATACAGCTGCTAATGCCCAACAGATGGGTATAAAAGTTGATATTGTGTCAACAGATTTCAGTTCATTTGAGGGATTTGTCCAGGCGATCGCTTGTGTGAGTAATAAACTTATACTTCAATAA